GCGCAGCGAGCCACTGGGCAATATTTTTAAAACCGCTTCGCAGGTTGCCGAGAAATTCAGAAAAAAGGATTTTCTTGCCGGGGTCGACCTCTCGTTGCGCCTGAACCGGCCCGAATATCAAGTCAGGATCGACCGCCAGAAAGCCATGGATCTCGGGCTTAACCTCAGCGATATCGGGACAGTTGTGAAAACAATGGTTTCTGGCAATGTTCCTTCCTTTTTCAAGGAAGGAGCTTACTATTATCCCATTCGGGTCATGATGAGTGAAAAGGAGATTCGCGGCCAATACGACCTGGAGAACATTTACCTTTTTACGCCCAAAAGCGCCGCGGTGCCGCTGAACGCCGTAGCCCGGGTGGTGCAAACGGTCAGTCCTTTGCAGATCGACCGCAAAGACCAGATGCGCATGATCAAAGTCACGGCCAACGTTCAGGACAAAAGTGTGGGCGAAGCAACGGATTTGCTCAAGTCCGAATTGGCCGCCTTCATCTTGCCGGCAGGGTATCGCTTGAACTATGGCGGGCAATCGCAAATGCTGGGCGAAAACTCGCGGCAAATGGTATGGATTGTGATTCTGGCGTTATTTCTCGGCTATGTGGTTATGGTCCTCTACTTCGAAAGCTTTTTGAAGCCCCTGATCATCATTGTCCGTATCCCGCTTTCTCTGGCCGGGATGACCTTTGCCCTTTATCTCACCGGCACTCCTCTCAGCGTCACCGCCATGATCGGCGTTATCATGCTTTCCGGCATGGAAATAAACAATGGCGTGCTTTTGCTTACTTTTATTGATGAACTGTCGGCTGCAGGCGAAACAACCTGGAATGCCGTCACCAAGGCGGCGCTGGTTCGATTTCGGCCCATATTGATCACCGATGTGAACAGCATCGCCGGCCTGCTTCCCCTGGCTTTTATGTGGGGGGACGGCACGGAGTTGCTGAAACCCATGGCGGTTGTGGTCATAGGCGGGTTGATCTTCGGCATGTTAATGGTATTCATTTTCCTGCCAGTGCTGTACATGATCGTATACGGGGGCAGGGACAATAAACACCAGGTTGAAAAAACCGAAGCACCTCAGTTGGGAAGCAAGATTTGAGGAGGGATGTGAAATATGGGATCAACGATCTTTGATTTAAACAAAATGCAGGTTTTTCCGTTCTCTGAAAGAGATAAAAACGTCTTTTTCAGCGGCGCCGGCTTCAAAACCAGGATCATCGTCCTGCCCGCGGGCGGGAGTATGCCCGAATGTCCAAT
The DNA window shown above is from Candidatus Aminicenantes bacterium and carries:
- a CDS encoding efflux RND transporter permease subunit, coding for RSEPLGNIFKTASQVAEKFRKKDFLAGVDLSLRLNRPEYQVRIDRQKAMDLGLNLSDIGTVVKTMVSGNVPSFFKEGAYYYPIRVMMSEKEIRGQYDLENIYLFTPKSAAVPLNAVARVVQTVSPLQIDRKDQMRMIKVTANVQDKSVGEATDLLKSELAAFILPAGYRLNYGGQSQMLGENSRQMVWIVILALFLGYVVMVLYFESFLKPLIIIVRIPLSLAGMTFALYLTGTPLSVTAMIGVIMLSGMEINNGVLLLTFIDELSAAGETTWNAVTKAALVRFRPILITDVNSIAGLLPLAFMWGDGTELLKPMAVVVIGGLIFGMLMVFIFLPVLYMIVYGGRDNKHQVEKTEAPQLGSKI